A single region of the Microbulbifer sp. MKSA007 genome encodes:
- a CDS encoding DUF3094 family protein, giving the protein MLDPSEKKLSDEDQAKVDKYLQSGINSVERKPFRPWVLLLGLLALLTLLSLLSLYIAQTKGIV; this is encoded by the coding sequence GAAACTCTCCGATGAAGACCAAGCCAAGGTCGATAAATACCTGCAGTCCGGCATCAACAGTGTCGAACGCAAGCCTTTCCGTCCCTGGGTATTGTTACTAGGCTTGTTAGCGTTATTGACGCTGCTATCGTTGCTGAGCCTGTATATCGCCCAGACAAAAGGTATCGTTTAG
- a CDS encoding EVE domain-containing protein → MTYWLFKSEPDEYSLQDLAAESSGCGSWDGIRNYQARNFLRDKVKEGDGVLFYHSACKVPAVVGTAVVVRSAYPDPAQFDPESKYFDPKASEDKPRWYCVDIRWRSEFQRPVPLAEIKGIPQLAEMVLVKQGRLSIQPVSGDEWQLLQHLGSSTPR, encoded by the coding sequence ATGACGTACTGGTTATTTAAATCTGAGCCCGATGAATACAGCCTCCAGGACCTCGCTGCCGAATCCAGCGGTTGCGGTAGCTGGGATGGTATCCGCAATTATCAGGCACGCAATTTTTTGCGCGATAAGGTGAAGGAAGGAGATGGCGTGCTGTTTTATCACAGTGCCTGTAAGGTGCCGGCAGTTGTGGGCACCGCTGTAGTGGTTCGCTCTGCCTACCCCGATCCGGCCCAGTTCGACCCGGAAAGCAAGTACTTTGACCCCAAGGCCAGCGAAGATAAACCGCGCTGGTACTGCGTGGATATTCGCTGGCGAAGTGAGTTCCAACGGCCGGTGCCCCTCGCAGAAATCAAGGGCATCCCCCAATTGGCTGAGATGGTGCTGGTAAAACAGGGGCGCCTGTCTATCCAGCCAGTTTCCGGTGACGAATGGCAGCTACTCCAGCACTTGGGAAGCTCCACGCCGCGCTAA
- a CDS encoding histidine kinase, with protein MGSKTLQWLSQKLASRRSQYWALQLSGWGGYTLLTFVGSFFWVNDHWIHSGYIIVATTAGVVLSESMRLGFHRLWSKPPALRLLGSLLLVVMAAVIWAAIKFAGSLWLYGHDGDEHPALLAIYWFTYSFLILMTWAALYYGIKYYRSSQAQQEKALRAESMAHQAQLKMLRYQLNPHFLFNTLNAISTLILDNDGRTANNMVTRLSQFLRHSLDNDPMQKVTLAKEVEALMLYLDIEKVRFADRLGVNLDLQGESPQALVPSLLLQPLVENAIKYGISQLEWGGEIGIKSRVFAGELLLEVSDNGPGMSEEELRLIGKGYGVGIRNTCERLKALYGDDQRVRFRNRPEGGLSVNIRIPFEQE; from the coding sequence ATGGGAAGCAAAACACTTCAGTGGCTCTCACAGAAGCTGGCCAGTCGTCGCTCACAGTACTGGGCCCTGCAGCTTTCTGGTTGGGGGGGCTATACGCTGTTGACCTTTGTAGGCAGTTTTTTCTGGGTGAATGATCACTGGATTCACTCTGGTTACATCATAGTTGCCACTACAGCGGGGGTTGTTCTCAGCGAGAGCATGCGTTTGGGTTTTCACCGCCTGTGGAGTAAGCCTCCGGCACTGAGATTGCTAGGCTCTTTACTGCTGGTGGTAATGGCGGCAGTGATTTGGGCAGCAATTAAATTCGCCGGCTCCCTGTGGCTTTATGGTCACGACGGTGATGAGCACCCGGCACTCCTGGCTATCTACTGGTTCACCTATTCATTTCTGATTCTGATGACCTGGGCGGCGCTCTATTACGGCATCAAGTATTACCGCTCCTCTCAGGCGCAGCAGGAGAAGGCGCTGCGGGCGGAATCAATGGCGCACCAGGCTCAATTAAAAATGTTGCGCTACCAGTTAAATCCGCACTTCCTGTTTAATACGCTCAACGCAATTTCTACTTTGATCCTCGATAATGACGGGCGCACGGCCAACAATATGGTGACGCGCCTGTCCCAATTCTTGCGCCACTCTCTGGATAATGACCCTATGCAGAAGGTCACCCTGGCGAAGGAAGTTGAGGCGCTGATGTTGTATCTGGACATTGAGAAGGTACGCTTCGCCGATCGCTTGGGGGTGAATCTGGATTTACAGGGGGAGTCGCCCCAGGCTCTGGTGCCGAGCCTGTTGTTGCAACCGTTGGTTGAAAACGCGATCAAATACGGGATTTCACAGCTGGAGTGGGGCGGTGAGATTGGCATCAAGTCACGGGTTTTCGCCGGCGAATTGTTACTGGAGGTCAGTGATAACGGCCCCGGCATGTCGGAAGAGGAGCTGCGCCTGATTGGCAAAGGCTACGGAGTGGGTATTCGCAATACCTGTGAGCGCCTTAAGGCCCTTTATGGCGATGACCAGAGAGTGCGTTTCCGCAACCGCCCAGAAGGGGGCTTGTCGGTAAATATTCGTATTCCCTTTGAACAGGAATAA
- a CDS encoding LytTR family DNA-binding domain-containing protein, with protein MSGVETLRAIVVDDEPLARRGLRLRLEQMANIEVVAESGNGRDALDKILELKPNVAFVDIQMPGVNGLQLVQLIPVDSLPHVVFVTAYDQYAVEAFEINAVDYVLKPIEEERLELALTRVREQRANADIANQREQLLEAVADLTKESPEVLEQKLVSGQFAGSAYPDKIAVKDAGKITLVPSSEIDWIDAAGDYMCVHARGETHVMRITMKELEQQLDPKLFQRIHRSTIVNLSRVREIRAHINGEYHLVLDSGECLKMSRSYKNKVQHFL; from the coding sequence ATGAGTGGAGTAGAGACCCTGAGGGCGATCGTTGTCGATGATGAACCCCTGGCTCGTCGCGGTTTGCGGCTGCGCCTGGAGCAGATGGCTAATATCGAGGTGGTTGCAGAGAGCGGCAATGGTCGCGATGCGTTAGACAAAATACTAGAGCTGAAGCCCAATGTAGCATTTGTGGATATCCAGATGCCCGGCGTAAACGGTTTGCAACTGGTTCAGTTGATTCCGGTGGACTCTCTACCTCATGTCGTTTTTGTCACGGCCTACGACCAGTATGCGGTAGAGGCTTTTGAAATCAATGCGGTGGACTACGTATTAAAACCCATCGAAGAAGAGCGCTTGGAGTTGGCTCTTACCCGAGTCAGGGAACAGAGAGCTAACGCTGATATCGCTAACCAACGAGAGCAATTACTTGAAGCTGTTGCCGATTTGACCAAGGAATCCCCTGAGGTGCTGGAGCAGAAGCTGGTTAGCGGGCAATTTGCCGGCAGTGCCTATCCGGACAAAATTGCAGTGAAAGATGCGGGCAAAATAACTTTGGTGCCCTCCAGTGAAATCGACTGGATCGATGCTGCCGGTGATTATATGTGCGTTCACGCTCGGGGTGAGACCCATGTGATGCGTATCACCATGAAAGAACTGGAGCAGCAGTTGGACCCGAAACTTTTCCAGCGCATACACCGTTCAACCATCGTCAATTTAAGTCGGGTAAGGGAAATACGTGCCCATATTAATGGCGAATACCATCTGGTGTTAGATAGCGGTGAATGTTTAAAAATGAGCCGCAGCTATAAAAATAAAGTCCAGCACTTCCTCTGA
- a CDS encoding efflux RND transporter permease subunit — translation MALTRAALKNPAAAGVAVVMAVLLGAFLASQLPVQLFPDIDNPRIAIQAGWRAAAPKEVEAEIVEPIESVLQGLTGLEMMQVNAGRGGAWANLEFAMGTDMNKVLIDVISRMSSLPPLPRDAEPPRVMLGGWGGDATALTYFFLQKLPDNQNNLDDYAGLIEDVLRPELESVPGVASVQAQSGSAAQEELQIIFDPWKAAELGVELPTVSRQLASARDVSGGFTDVGRRRYTLRFVGEYEPRDLSELVLEWRNGQPVRLGDIAEVKVGPSESRGVTTQNGNPAVSLRINRTNNANMLATLERVKQKVAELNETKLKAEQLVLVQSFDASVFVYRALNLLGGNMILGIVLAVGVLWWFMRRMRATLIVAAAIPISLLSTFVVLSAAGRSVNVISLAGLAFATGMVLDAAIVVLENIVRLREKGRGAEEAAEQGAGQVWGALLASTATTVAIFLPVFFLNSVEGQVFGDLALTIAVAVVFSLLVAVAVVPLAARLWLPSISTEDRLSRVWEKITARVMALTSTRTRRWQVIGGFY, via the coding sequence ATGGCATTAACACGCGCCGCTTTAAAAAATCCCGCTGCTGCGGGGGTCGCAGTGGTTATGGCTGTTCTGCTTGGAGCTTTCCTCGCCAGCCAGCTGCCGGTTCAACTTTTCCCCGATATCGACAATCCTCGTATCGCTATCCAGGCAGGCTGGAGAGCGGCCGCACCGAAAGAGGTGGAGGCGGAAATTGTCGAGCCGATCGAATCCGTATTACAGGGCCTCACCGGTCTGGAAATGATGCAAGTCAACGCCGGTCGCGGTGGCGCCTGGGCAAACCTGGAATTTGCCATGGGCACCGATATGAACAAGGTGCTGATTGATGTTATCAGTCGTATGAGCAGCCTGCCGCCACTGCCCCGGGATGCGGAGCCACCGCGAGTAATGCTGGGTGGCTGGGGTGGCGATGCCACAGCACTGACCTATTTCTTTCTGCAAAAATTACCTGATAACCAGAATAACCTGGATGACTACGCTGGCCTGATCGAAGATGTACTGCGCCCGGAGTTGGAGTCGGTGCCCGGGGTTGCCAGTGTCCAGGCCCAGTCTGGGAGTGCGGCACAGGAAGAGTTACAGATTATTTTTGATCCCTGGAAAGCAGCTGAACTGGGAGTAGAGCTGCCTACAGTGAGTCGGCAGCTGGCGTCTGCCAGGGATGTCTCCGGCGGATTTACCGACGTGGGGCGTCGTCGCTATACCCTGCGCTTTGTCGGCGAGTATGAACCCAGAGACTTATCCGAATTAGTGTTGGAATGGCGCAATGGACAGCCGGTGCGCCTGGGCGATATTGCTGAGGTCAAGGTGGGGCCGTCAGAATCCCGCGGTGTCACCACGCAGAATGGCAACCCGGCAGTTTCTCTCCGTATTAACCGTACCAACAATGCCAATATGCTGGCTACTTTGGAGCGGGTTAAGCAAAAAGTCGCTGAGCTGAATGAAACTAAATTGAAAGCTGAGCAGCTTGTGCTGGTGCAATCATTTGATGCATCAGTATTTGTTTATCGGGCTTTAAACTTGCTCGGCGGTAATATGATTTTAGGTATCGTATTAGCTGTCGGAGTGCTCTGGTGGTTTATGCGACGCATGCGTGCGACCTTGATCGTTGCCGCAGCGATTCCAATTTCATTACTTTCGACCTTTGTGGTGCTGTCGGCCGCAGGCCGCAGTGTGAATGTAATTTCTCTGGCGGGACTGGCCTTTGCCACCGGTATGGTGCTCGATGCTGCGATCGTAGTGTTGGAGAATATTGTGCGCCTGAGAGAAAAAGGTCGGGGGGCAGAGGAGGCTGCGGAGCAGGGTGCAGGCCAGGTGTGGGGTGCACTGTTGGCCAGTACTGCGACAACCGTTGCGATATTCCTTCCGGTATTTTTCCTTAACAGTGTCGAAGGGCAGGTCTTCGGTGACCTGGCCCTGACTATTGCTGTGGCTGTGGTGTTTTCCCTGTTGGTTGCGGTGGCTGTGGTTCCCCTGGCTGCGCGTTTGTGGCTACCCTCTATCTCTACTGAAGACCGTCTCTCCCGAGTGTGGGAAAAAATAACTGCGCGGGTAATGGCTTTGACGAGTACCAGGACCCGCCGTTGGCAGGTGATCGGGGGCTTTTATTAA
- a CDS encoding efflux RND transporter permease subunit, giving the protein MAGDRGLLLMPMVATYLFLPNLDYLPPVKRDAVDVWMNFPASTNTKTLETEIVNELDKRMAPYMSGEREPALKNYYVITWPNGGTMGVRVKDMDQAKEMERILREEILVDIPDFQGFAARGNLFGQFGGDRNIALHLQSRDAEALMRAAALGVEVVEEVMPGTPVQTNPGLSLSEPELTVRPNDRAMLEQGWNRQDMGGLVRTLGNGLYVGEYFDGEKRLDIIFKAQPWSTPEQLQNTPLVTPRGEVVPLSQLASVERTVGPGSLRRVDGRRTITLNIVPPEEVSLEEVRAQLETDVLPKIREALPADGSILVGGNASDLDKALASLSKNFLLALLILFLLMSALFRSLRDASLVLLTVPLATVGGVLALQILNLIDFQPLDLLTMIGFVILLGLVVNNAILLVHQTRAAEVAGSTRVDAVEQALRLRLRPIFMSTLTSVFGMLPLLVAPGEGSVIYRGLAAVIVGGMAVSTLFTLVLLPALLQTGSLPLPKFTAMRERFALRSSQ; this is encoded by the coding sequence TTGGCAGGTGATCGGGGGCTTTTATTAATGCCCATGGTTGCGACTTATTTATTCTTACCAAACCTGGATTATTTACCGCCGGTAAAAAGAGATGCAGTTGATGTGTGGATGAATTTCCCCGCATCCACTAATACCAAAACTTTAGAAACAGAAATCGTCAACGAGTTGGATAAGCGCATGGCACCCTACATGAGTGGTGAGCGCGAACCAGCCCTGAAGAACTACTACGTGATCACCTGGCCGAATGGCGGCACTATGGGAGTGCGGGTTAAGGATATGGATCAAGCCAAGGAGATGGAGAGAATCCTGCGGGAAGAAATCCTGGTGGATATTCCTGATTTCCAGGGATTTGCTGCGCGGGGTAATCTGTTTGGCCAATTCGGTGGTGACCGCAACATTGCTTTACATCTGCAATCCCGTGATGCCGAAGCATTGATGCGTGCGGCTGCCCTTGGGGTGGAGGTTGTTGAAGAGGTGATGCCGGGAACGCCGGTGCAGACCAACCCGGGCTTATCTTTATCAGAACCTGAATTGACAGTGCGCCCCAATGATCGCGCAATGTTGGAGCAGGGTTGGAATCGCCAGGATATGGGCGGACTGGTTCGAACGCTGGGCAATGGTCTCTATGTCGGCGAGTATTTTGACGGTGAAAAGCGCCTGGATATTATTTTTAAAGCGCAGCCCTGGAGTACTCCCGAGCAACTGCAAAATACGCCGCTGGTAACGCCCCGTGGAGAAGTGGTGCCGCTCAGTCAGCTGGCCAGTGTGGAGCGGACTGTGGGGCCGGGCAGTTTGCGCCGGGTTGATGGTCGGCGCACTATTACACTGAATATAGTACCGCCGGAAGAGGTGTCCCTAGAAGAGGTGCGCGCACAGCTGGAAACGGATGTATTGCCGAAGATTCGCGAAGCTCTGCCCGCTGACGGGAGTATTTTGGTGGGAGGAAATGCCAGTGACTTGGATAAGGCGTTGGCTTCGCTTTCCAAGAATTTCCTGTTAGCGCTGCTAATTTTATTCCTGCTGATGAGTGCACTGTTCCGCTCCTTGCGGGATGCCTCTCTGGTACTGCTCACCGTGCCCCTGGCGACAGTGGGCGGCGTGTTGGCGCTACAAATTTTAAACTTGATCGATTTCCAACCACTGGATCTGCTCACCATGATTGGCTTTGTGATATTGCTAGGCCTGGTGGTGAATAATGCTATTTTGCTGGTACACCAGACGCGAGCGGCAGAAGTGGCGGGTAGCACTCGGGTGGACGCGGTAGAGCAGGCTTTACGCCTGCGTTTGCGCCCTATTTTTATGAGTACCCTGACCAGCGTGTTTGGCATGTTGCCACTGTTGGTTGCTCCCGGTGAGGGCAGTGTTATTTACCGCGGCCTGGCCGCAGTGATTGTGGGCGGCATGGCAGTGAGCACGCTCTTTACCCTGGTTTTATTGCCGGCATTACTGCAAACCGGCAGCCTGCCGCTACCCAAATTTACGGCTATGCGCGAAAGGTTTGCCCTGAGGAGTTCACAATGA
- a CDS encoding efflux RND transporter periplasmic adaptor subunit: protein MKKLLAGIVLSLSANGVWAQGDPIAVLVDRAQVREIAPSQWSAGEVVSRRDILVSSELDGVLEFVAEPGSFIKKGERLAELDSTHWRLQLRNSDSRIAQLRARLTYMDAQLNRLSKLAETNSTSRAALEEQQAEREAMAQDLIAAQIERDRRAYELSKTAIDATFDTLVVSRELQAGEYVRTGSELLRALDMSQMEVEADIPLTALPLIRIGDTVALRSDSVSLPGEARVDDQLFSGRVRQFVPVASDRSRRVKLMVTLPQSAPEQWDWIVGMPVQVSVPIAQAQATMSVPRDALVLRNGDTFVYRVGEEDKAERLSVRIGSGDGEWVSVSGDLTKGDRVIVRGAERLQPGQEVKVLSEVVRDKEPLQAGSG from the coding sequence ATGAAGAAATTACTCGCAGGTATCGTTTTATCTCTGAGTGCCAATGGCGTTTGGGCACAGGGTGATCCTATTGCGGTATTGGTGGATCGGGCCCAAGTTCGGGAAATTGCTCCGAGTCAGTGGTCTGCAGGTGAGGTGGTGAGCCGACGGGATATCCTGGTTTCTTCTGAACTGGATGGTGTGTTGGAATTTGTCGCTGAGCCCGGCAGCTTTATTAAAAAGGGTGAGCGCCTGGCCGAGCTGGACAGTACTCATTGGCGATTACAGCTGCGCAATAGTGACAGCCGTATTGCACAATTGCGTGCGCGGTTGACCTATATGGATGCTCAGTTAAATCGACTGAGTAAGTTGGCGGAAACCAATAGTACCTCTCGAGCCGCATTGGAAGAGCAGCAGGCTGAGCGCGAGGCAATGGCTCAGGACCTGATTGCGGCTCAAATTGAGCGCGACCGCCGGGCCTATGAATTATCTAAAACAGCCATTGATGCAACCTTTGATACTTTAGTGGTGAGCCGCGAATTACAGGCGGGAGAATATGTGCGCACCGGTTCGGAATTACTGCGAGCCCTGGATATGTCACAGATGGAAGTGGAGGCGGATATTCCCTTGACGGCTCTGCCGCTGATTCGCATCGGTGACACAGTGGCGCTGCGCAGTGATTCTGTCTCTCTGCCGGGAGAGGCACGGGTGGATGATCAATTATTTAGCGGCCGGGTACGTCAATTTGTGCCTGTGGCCAGCGATCGCTCCCGGCGAGTTAAGCTGATGGTAACTTTGCCACAGAGTGCGCCGGAGCAGTGGGACTGGATTGTCGGTATGCCGGTACAGGTCTCTGTGCCCATTGCGCAGGCGCAGGCCACCATGTCTGTGCCAAGGGATGCCTTGGTTTTAAGAAATGGCGATACCTTCGTATATCGAGTGGGCGAGGAGGATAAGGCTGAGCGATTATCTGTGCGTATCGGCAGTGGCGATGGTGAATGGGTGTCGGTAAGCGGTGATCTCACCAAGGGCGATCGTGTGATAGTGCGTGGTGCTGAGCGCTTGCAGCCCGGACAGGAAGTTAAAGTGCTGTCGGAAGTGGTGCGAGATAAAGAGCCATTACAGGCGGGCAGTGGCTAA
- a CDS encoding TonB-dependent siderophore receptor, which produces MKINGLMKKKALSAWIAAAVLAPLGSSAWSAESETAETMEEVSVYGEQEETSTASRLSLSVYDTPQTVTTVSQAQIQDFALQDINELLKYTPGVTVENVETDRTYYTARGFDIVNFQYDGIGVPFSSGLSHGHQDTAIFDQVEVVKGAAALTTGLANPSATVNFIRKRPTEEFKAGVDLVVGEEGRLRTQGDISGSISDNVRGRLVVAEDQADSYLDRYETDGSVYYGIVEADLTDSTTLTLGRSQNRSETDGSMSGALPLYYTDGSATDYDVSTSTAPDWAFRNVDRTQTFVELKQGLSANWSVTALLTQNEIDMDVEEMYVYGTPDRETELGLYGYAFGYKLDEKQKIADVFLSGTYNLFGRDHELVVGANYADIELSGQSFYSYSDGYPVLGSDWANGTTARPDFVDFDPYEDGHKDDQEHKSLYFATRLNITDSLSLLAGARKMEVEQSGYNYGVDADTSADETVPYVGATFDLNDSFSFYGSYTEVFTPQSWVNPEFKPLGAAEGDSSEVGFKYSLAGGQATASVGLFESNLNNLGEYLDKVDGKNVYESGDFTTKGVELELIGSITENFNVSFGLTHLSEVVNKDGEEDRTYIPRNTLKVAVAYDLPQVQGLKFGGGINWQDDIYIEPVEGVRVEQDSYALLSAFAKYDISDALTVGLNIDNLTNEKYINSLYWTQGYYGAPRQAQLSVSWRY; this is translated from the coding sequence ATGAAAATTAACGGCTTAATGAAGAAAAAAGCGCTGTCAGCCTGGATTGCTGCCGCCGTGCTCGCCCCGCTGGGAAGTTCTGCTTGGTCTGCTGAAAGCGAAACTGCTGAAACCATGGAAGAAGTCAGTGTCTACGGAGAGCAGGAAGAGACCAGTACTGCCTCTCGCCTAAGCCTATCTGTTTACGATACTCCGCAAACGGTAACAACTGTATCCCAAGCTCAAATCCAGGACTTTGCCCTACAGGATATTAATGAGCTGCTGAAATATACCCCAGGGGTAACCGTAGAGAACGTAGAGACGGATCGTACTTATTACACCGCTCGCGGCTTTGATATTGTGAACTTCCAATACGATGGAATCGGTGTTCCCTTTTCCTCTGGTTTATCCCATGGGCATCAAGACACCGCGATATTCGACCAGGTTGAAGTGGTGAAGGGCGCAGCAGCTCTGACCACAGGTCTGGCTAACCCCTCAGCGACGGTTAACTTTATCCGCAAGCGTCCGACAGAAGAGTTCAAGGCGGGTGTAGATCTGGTTGTCGGTGAAGAGGGACGTTTGCGCACCCAGGGAGATATCTCAGGTTCTATCAGCGATAACGTCCGAGGACGGTTGGTGGTTGCAGAGGATCAGGCTGACTCTTATCTTGACCGCTACGAAACTGACGGCAGTGTCTACTACGGTATTGTGGAAGCAGATTTGACTGACTCCACCACCCTGACCTTAGGCCGCAGCCAAAATCGCAGTGAAACCGATGGCAGCATGTCCGGTGCCCTGCCACTTTACTACACCGATGGCAGCGCTACCGATTACGATGTTTCCACAAGTACGGCACCAGACTGGGCTTTCCGCAATGTAGACAGAACCCAGACTTTTGTTGAACTGAAGCAGGGTCTTTCCGCAAACTGGTCCGTCACTGCATTACTGACCCAGAATGAAATCGATATGGATGTCGAGGAGATGTATGTCTACGGCACTCCAGACAGAGAGACCGAACTGGGTTTATATGGATATGCGTTTGGCTACAAGTTGGATGAAAAGCAAAAGATTGCGGATGTATTCCTGTCAGGAACCTACAATTTGTTCGGCCGCGATCACGAATTGGTGGTGGGTGCCAACTATGCAGATATCGAACTAAGCGGCCAATCTTTCTACAGCTACTCCGACGGTTATCCGGTTCTTGGCAGTGACTGGGCTAATGGCACAACGGCGCGGCCTGACTTTGTTGATTTTGATCCTTATGAAGATGGCCACAAAGACGATCAAGAACACAAGTCCCTGTACTTTGCCACTCGTTTGAATATTACCGACAGCCTGTCTTTATTGGCCGGCGCACGCAAAATGGAAGTGGAACAATCCGGCTACAATTATGGTGTTGATGCTGACACTTCGGCGGATGAAACTGTTCCCTATGTAGGGGCCACTTTTGATTTGAACGATAGTTTCTCATTCTACGGTAGCTATACTGAAGTCTTTACCCCGCAGTCTTGGGTTAACCCTGAATTTAAACCACTGGGCGCCGCAGAGGGAGATAGTTCCGAGGTGGGGTTTAAGTACTCCCTTGCGGGTGGACAAGCAACGGCTAGTGTTGGGCTATTTGAATCCAACCTGAATAATCTCGGTGAATACCTAGATAAGGTTGATGGAAAGAATGTTTACGAGAGTGGTGATTTCACTACAAAGGGCGTTGAGCTGGAGCTAATCGGTTCAATTACCGAGAATTTCAATGTTAGTTTTGGCCTTACCCACTTAAGTGAAGTAGTCAATAAAGACGGTGAGGAAGATCGCACTTATATTCCGCGCAACACCCTGAAGGTGGCCGTGGCCTACGATTTACCTCAAGTTCAAGGCTTGAAGTTCGGAGGCGGTATCAATTGGCAGGATGATATTTACATTGAGCCTGTCGAGGGTGTTCGTGTAGAGCAGGATAGCTATGCGTTGCTCAGCGCCTTTGCCAAGTATGATATTTCTGATGCTTTAACGGTTGGCCTCAATATTGATAACCTGACCAACGAGAAATATATCAACAGCCTCTATTGGACCCAGGGCTATTACGGCGCTCCGCGTCAGGCACAATTGAGTGTGAGCTGGCGCTACTAA
- a CDS encoding PepSY-associated TM helix domain-containing protein — MRQTLVLLHRYLGLTTAVFLIVTGLTGAIISWDHELDEWLNPHLYKTTSSGEPLASIELAERLEESLPQVQISYFELVQEPGHTQYFWVEPRIDPATGQFFAVDYNQVFVDPTSGEIVGKREWGRVWPITTETLMSFLYKLHYSFHIPEFWGTDHWGIWLLGVIALVWTVDCFVGLAVTLPRRKKSTRKPSRTWWQRWKPAWMIKAGAGRARLTFDLHRAFSLWTWALLLTIAFTAFSLNLYREVFFPLMSLVSDVTPSPLEERTPNDHSNPITPSLSFRDIAAIGENQAAQIGWQQPLNSLWYAREWGIYRAEFFDASAGHGAGGVGHKALFFDGHSGEYLGDFIPWEGTAADLFVQAQFPVHSGRILGLPGRILISIMGVVIAMLSVTGVLIWLRKRRVAVSSRVDSRSPLPSTAV, encoded by the coding sequence ATGCGTCAAACCCTGGTTCTTTTACATCGTTACCTGGGGCTTACTACTGCGGTCTTCCTGATAGTCACCGGGCTAACCGGCGCTATTATCTCCTGGGATCACGAACTGGATGAGTGGCTCAATCCCCACTTATATAAAACTACTTCCAGCGGCGAACCCTTAGCCTCTATCGAGTTGGCAGAACGGCTTGAAGAGTCCTTGCCGCAAGTCCAAATATCCTATTTTGAATTAGTACAGGAGCCTGGGCATACCCAGTATTTCTGGGTAGAGCCTCGAATTGACCCCGCTACCGGTCAATTCTTTGCGGTGGATTACAACCAGGTATTTGTCGATCCGACCAGTGGGGAAATTGTTGGTAAGCGCGAATGGGGACGTGTCTGGCCGATAACAACTGAAACACTGATGTCGTTTTTGTACAAGCTGCATTACAGTTTTCATATTCCTGAATTTTGGGGCACTGACCACTGGGGGATTTGGCTGCTGGGCGTTATTGCACTGGTATGGACAGTCGATTGCTTTGTGGGGCTAGCGGTGACTTTACCTCGCCGCAAGAAATCCACTCGAAAGCCATCTCGGACTTGGTGGCAGCGCTGGAAGCCCGCATGGATGATTAAGGCCGGCGCTGGGCGTGCCAGGCTCACATTTGATTTACATCGTGCGTTCAGCCTGTGGACTTGGGCGCTGCTGCTGACAATTGCATTTACGGCCTTCTCGCTGAATCTCTATCGAGAAGTGTTTTTTCCTCTGATGTCGCTGGTATCAGATGTGACTCCGTCGCCCTTGGAAGAGCGCACACCTAACGATCACAGCAATCCAATTACCCCCTCGTTGTCTTTTCGGGATATAGCCGCGATTGGAGAAAACCAAGCTGCGCAGATTGGCTGGCAGCAACCGTTGAATTCCCTGTGGTATGCCCGGGAGTGGGGGATATATCGGGCTGAATTTTTTGATGCCAGCGCAGGGCATGGTGCCGGGGGGGTTGGTCACAAGGCTCTATTTTTTGATGGCCACAGTGGCGAATATCTCGGAGACTTTATCCCCTGGGAAGGGACGGCAGCAGACTTATTTGTACAGGCGCAATTCCCAGTGCATTCCGGTAGGATCCTCGGTCTCCCAGGTCGCATACTGATTTCAATTATGGGGGTGGTGATTGCGATGTTGAGTGTGACTGGAGTTTTAATCTGGTTACGTAAACGTCGTGTGGCAGTCAGTAGTCGGGTGGATAGCAGGTCTCCCTTGCCGAGTACTGCTGTATAA